The following DNA comes from Cyanobacteria bacterium QS_8_64_29.
CGTTCTCAATCTGATCGCGACCGACGGGCACATCGAGATCGAAAACTACGCCATTCGCGATCCCGAATCGCTGCACGGGGCGGCCCGCGATCGCCAGCGCCTGGCGGAGCTCACCCCCGAGCGGTTGCAGAAGCTCGAGGGCTGCAACATGCAAGTTGAGTGGACCGGGCGCAGCTTTCGCGGGACCATCGAGCCGGGCAAGGCCTGCCGCATCAATCGCAAGGGCCAGCAGACCTATCTCGACAGCCACTTTGAGATTGACGAGCGCGAGTTCATCAGCCTGGATCGCGGGCGCGATCCCGAAACGGACGAGCGGGTTTGGGGGGCTGCTGCCGGGCCGTTCCGCTTCGTGCGCTGGGCCAGCTTCGCCCACGAGCTTGCGCTGCCCGGTTGCTGAGCCACCCCTCGCCCGCACCGCGCCGGGGTTGGTAGGCTGCTCCGGGAGAGGTTGCCCCGCCGGGAGGGCCCCAAGCGCGCGAGGTCGCCATGCGGATTGCGCTGTTTACCGAAACCTTTCTGCCCAAAGTCGATGGCATCGTCACGCGCTTGTGCCACACCATCGACTGCTTGCAGCGCAGCGGCGATCAGGTGCTGG
Coding sequences within:
- a CDS encoding chorismate-binding protein, whose protein sequence is MTHATDTATLARWMAADFSNQAQAFKNPPFFAHIRVCMRPLPAGLLPGTSFLVEQAYHYMLHQPYRLRVLNLIATDGHIEIENYAIRDPESLHGAARDRQRLAELTPERLQKLEGCNMQVEWTGRSFRGTIEPGKACRINRKGQQTYLDSHFEIDEREFISLDRGRDPETDERVWGAAAGPFRFVRWASFAHELALPGC